The Micavibrio sp. TMED2 genome includes a window with the following:
- a CDS encoding thioredoxin, with protein MAGSTGGTAPTGADIIDVTIAEFEAEVINASMERPVLIDFWADWCGPCKQLTPILEKVIAETRGAVRLAKINADQNPELCQMLQVQSLPTVFALYQGRPVDAFMGAQPESQIREFVTKVAKLAGPATLPLDAMVEQGNAALEGDDPEQAYELFASVLAENGDHAKALAGAARALLAMGETEAAKELLAELPPNLAVDSDIMAAKSAIEVAEQAADAGPLTELQAAVDANPDDHQARLDLAIAAFTAGQHELAMDTLLDSIGLDREWQEGAARQQLLKYFETLGPGHELTSKYRRKLSSVLFS; from the coding sequence ATGGCTGGCAGCACTGGCGGTACCGCACCGACCGGTGCCGATATTATCGATGTCACCATCGCCGAGTTCGAGGCCGAGGTCATCAATGCCTCGATGGAACGGCCGGTGTTGATTGATTTCTGGGCCGACTGGTGCGGTCCGTGTAAACAGCTCACCCCCATTCTGGAAAAGGTGATTGCCGAGACCCGCGGTGCGGTTCGTCTCGCCAAGATCAATGCCGACCAGAACCCGGAACTGTGCCAGATGCTGCAGGTGCAATCCCTGCCGACGGTATTTGCCCTGTATCAGGGTCGCCCGGTCGATGCCTTCATGGGCGCACAGCCCGAAAGCCAGATCCGCGAATTTGTGACCAAGGTGGCCAAGCTGGCCGGGCCGGCCACCCTGCCGCTCGATGCCATGGTTGAACAGGGCAATGCCGCGCTTGAGGGCGATGACCCGGAACAGGCTTATGAGCTGTTCGCCAGTGTGCTGGCCGAGAATGGCGACCATGCCAAGGCGCTGGCCGGTGCTGCCCGTGCCCTGCTGGCCATGGGTGAGACCGAGGCGGCCAAGGAACTGCTCGCCGAACTGCCGCCGAACCTCGCGGTCGACAGCGACATCATGGCGGCGAAATCAGCGATTGAGGTGGCCGAACAGGCCGCCGATGCCGGGCCACTCACCGAGCTGCAGGCGGCGGTGGATGCCAATCCCGATGATCATCAGGCGCGCCTCGATCTGGCGATTGCCGCCTTTACCGCCGGTCAGCATGAGCTCGCCATGGACACCCTGCTCGACAGCATCGGTCTCGACCGGGAGTGGCAGGAAGGGGCCGCGCGCCAGCAGCTGCTGAAATATTTCGAAACCCTCGGCCCGGGTCATGAGCTGACCTCGAAATATCGCCGGAAATTGTCATCGGTCCTGTTCTCCTAG